From the Lathyrus oleraceus cultivar Zhongwan6 chromosome 4, CAAS_Psat_ZW6_1.0, whole genome shotgun sequence genome, one window contains:
- the LOC127135365 gene encoding uncharacterized protein LOC127135365 yields the protein MDPSNADILELKEKMGELISVMQEFALEQKVLAEKVRRIEDWLKMGSMQGNASSSGPKKFFGNDQHKKNEGNISAVYAQRGPSRDRYFQHTAAVTIPADNQPAQQQQQRQPFQRRSPRVGYPVRRRMSDRHFDRPPVTYSVLLKKLKDMGLVQLRTLAPMGPDQRPANFDENVKCEFHSGAPGHSVEDCKAFKHVVQDLVDSKAINFAPSPNVNANPMPAHGQAMGNAITEDSDYTRAVGKETNSDWGIDQWIKSCVPGSWKA from the coding sequence atggatccgtccaacgctgacattctcgagctgaaagagaagatgggagaactgatcagtgtcatgcaagagttcgccttaGAGCAGAAAGTACTTGCCGAAAAGGTgaggaggattgaagactggctgaagatggggagcatgcaaggaaacgcttcgtcatctggaccgaagaaattctttggtaatgaccagcacaagAAAAATGAGGGTAATATCAGTGCGGTCtacgctcagagaggacccagtagggatcgttacttccagcacaccgctgcggtaactattccagctgacaatcagcctgcacaacagcaacagcagcgtcagccatttcagcGGAGGTCTCCGAGggtaggatatccagtcaggaggaggatgagtgatcggcattttgacaggccgcctgtgacatactctgtcctattgaaaaagttgaaagatatggggctggtacagttgaggactttggcgcctatgggacctgatcaaaggccagccaattttgatgaaaatgtcaaatgtgaattccattcgggtgctcccgggcacagtgtagaggactgcaaagcttttaagcacgtagtccaagacctggtggattccaaggctattaacttcgcaccatctccgaatgttaatgccaatcccatgccggcgcatggtcaggcgatgggGAATGCAATTACTGAAGATTCAGATTACACCCGGGCAGTGGGTAAAGAAACTAACAGTGACTGGGGAATTGATCagtggataaaatcgtgcgtaccaggaagctggaaggcctaa
- the LOC127136758 gene encoding uncharacterized protein LOC127136758, with amino-acid sequence MTNPCEHSNVNSVVTRSGKSTKKPEEKIAEEDGLLEVELEIKEPKKTKEDVVIMPIVEKEKEKTVKPIIKLPYPPRQKKKDQHEKNFEKFLEMFKKLDINIQFSEALKQMPIYAKFMKDIISKKCSTNIYPIILTKTCSVILQGMKNPVKKKDRGYVTIPCTIGDRNFKKALIDLGASVSLMSLSIYKKLGLGTIQDTRMTLQFKDRSVR; translated from the coding sequence ATGACAAATCCTTGTGAGCATAGTAATGTTAACTCTGTGGTGACCAGAAGTGGTAAGTCTACTAAGAAACCGGAAGAAAAAATTGCAGAAGAAGATGGGTTGTTGGAAGTCGAGTTAGAAATCAAAGAACCTAAGAAAACGAAGGAGGATGTTGTGATAATGCCTATAGTGGAGAAGGAGAAGGAAAAAACTGTCAAGCCAATTATTAAACTTCCTTATCCTCCGAGACAAAAGAAGAAAGACCAACATGAGAAGAATTTTGAGAAGTTTTTGGAGATGTTTAAGAAACTTGATATAAACATTCAATTTTCTGAAGCTCTGAAgcaaatgccaatatatgccaaattcatgaaagacatcatctccaaaAAGTGCTCCACAAATATATACCCAATCATCCTCACTAAAACTTGCAGTGTTATTCTCCAAGGTATGAAAAATCCTGTGAAAAAGAAAGATAGGGGTTATGTTACTATTccttgcactattggtgatagaaatttcaagaaggctctgattgatTTGGGAGCTAGTGTGAGTTTGATGTCTCTGTCCATTTACAAAAAATTGGGCCTTGGCACCATTCAAGACACTAGGATGACTCTTCAATTTAAAGATCGTTCAGTTAGGTAA